Proteins co-encoded in one Prunus persica cultivar Lovell chromosome G6, Prunus_persica_NCBIv2, whole genome shotgun sequence genomic window:
- the LOC18772401 gene encoding protein trichome birefringence-like 4 yields the protein MVDSPTQTTPQSTKHQPPTITKAEPKPLLSSSIFFNSRRAPALAYGFSFVCIACTLFLVFNPSGYSFPFGFKNIFHASFFYSSSAQTPNTPFELSRENPFSWKSESLPHLDESGSLKSDRQMGNAQPPNPIFFMSQDSNQTSKNTTIQVSGELEGSNRTNESSSSSNEIEAFKVNATEAKPVAVSSQSFSKDPNGKDGLAKNGVLGQAEAGRSSYVALTSKESDGGNEALPDSEKQSKQTGPGLDFWTNDCDIFDGRWVRDDFYPLYAPGSCPHIDESFNCFLNKRPDNGYEKYRWQPKHCNLPRLNGRNMLGLLRGKRLVFVGDSLNRNMWESLVCLLRNSVDDKSRVVEASGRSEFRTEGSHSFIFKDYNCSVEFFRSPFLVREWEMPDANGSLKETLRLDLIERSSDKYKSADVLIFNTGHWWTHEKTSRGKGYYQEGSHIYGELNVKEAFRKALMTWARWVNININLEKTIVFFRGYSPNHFRGGRWNSGGQCHGETEPTAKEANKGKYMSKMRILDSVIIEMKMPILYLNITRMTDFRRDAHPSIYRKQNFTEEERKSPLRYQDCSHWCLPGVPDTWNELLYAQLIRHNQKQQKQQHQEQQQGRP from the exons ATGGTAGATTCTCCAACCCAGACAACCCCACAATCCACAAAGCACCAGCCACCCACAATCACAAAGGCAGAGCCCAAGCCCTTGCTTTCTTCATCAATCTTCTTCAACTCAAGAAGGGCCCCCGCCCTTGCTTATGGATTCTCATTTGTCTGCATTGCCTGCACTCTCTTCTTGGTTTTCAACCCATCTGGCTACTCTTTCCCTTTCGGCTTCAAGAACATCTTCCATGCCTCCTTCTTCTACTCCTCTTCTGCCCAGACCCCAAACACCCCTTTTGAGCTTTCCCGGGAAAACCCATTTTCCTGGAAAAGTGAATCTTTACCACATTTGGATGAGAGTGGAAGTTTGAAGAGTGATCGTCAGATGGGTAATGCTCAACCACCCAACCCCATTTTTTTCATGTCTCAAGACTCCAATCAGACGTCCAAGAACACTACAATCCAAGTTTCTGGGGAACTGGAGGGTTCAAATAGAACAAATGAATCTTCCTCGTCGTCGAATGAAATTGAAGCTTTCAAGGTTAATGCGACGGAAGCTAAGCCTGTGGCTGTGAGTTCTCAATCtttttctaaagatcctaatggAAAAGATGGTTTGGCAAAGAATGGGGTTTTGGGGCAAGCAGAAGCAGGAAGATCAAGCTATGTTGCATTGACGTCGAAAGAGAGTGATGGTGGCAATGAGGCATTGCCTGACTCTGAGAAGCAAAGCAAACAAACTGGGCCTGGTTTGGATTTTTGGACGAATGATTGTGACATATTTGATGGAAGATGGGTGAGAGATGATTTCTACCCACTTTATGCTCCGGGGTCTTGTCCTCACATAGATGAGtctttcaattgttttcttaACAAGAGGCCTGATAATGGTTACGAGAAGTATAGATGGCAACCAAAACATTGCAATCTCCCAAG GTTGAATGGTAGGAACATGTTGGGATTATTGAGAGGAAAGCGTCTAGTTTTTGTAGGTGATTCTCTCAATAGGAATATGTGGGAGTCTTTAGTTTGTCTCCTCAGGAATTCAGTGGATGATAAGAGCAGAGTTGTTGAAGCCTCTGGTAGGAGCGAATTTCGTACAGAGGGCTCTCACTCTTTTATATTCAAG GATTATAATTGTTCAGTGGAGTTCTTCCGATCACCATTTCTAGTTCGAGAATGGGAGATGCCAGATGCAAATGGATCGCTAAAGGAGACACTTCGCCTTGATTTGATCGAGAGGTCCTCTGATAAGTACAAAAGTGCAGATGTTCTCATCTTCAACACAGGTCACTGGTGGACTCATGAGAAAACTTCCAGAGG GAAAGGTTACTATCAAGAGGGTAGCCATATCTATGGTGAATTGAATGTTAAAGAGGCATTTCGGAAAGCTCTAATGACATGGGCAAGATGGGTTAACATCAATATAAATCTTGAGAAAACTATTGTTTTCTTCCGGGGCTATTCGCCTAATCACTTTAG AGGTGGAAGATGGAATTCTGGAGGTCAATGTCATGGTGAGACAGAGCCAACTGCAAAAGAAGcaaacaaaggaaaatataTGTCGAAAATGAGAATCTTGGACTCGGTAATCATAGAAATGAAGATGCCAATTCTCTATCTGAACATTACAAGAATGACTGATTTTAGGAGGGATGCTCATCCATCAATTTATAGAAAGCAGAATTTCAcagaggaggagagaaaatCTCCTTTGAGATACCAGGATTGCAGTCACTGGTGCCTCCCTGGTGTTCCTGACACATGGAACGAGCTTCTGTATGCTCAGCTCATTAGACATAACCAGAAGCAACAAAAACAGCAGCATCAAGAACAGCAGCAGGGGAGACCCTAG
- the LOC18773757 gene encoding peroxidase 15 isoform X1: MSSSFSIVAAIILLTICVLGNSNAQLSSTFYTTTCPNVTSVVRGVVEQAQQNDIRIGAKLIQVHFHDCFVNGCDGSIMLDNADGIESEKDARPNQSTDGYDVVDDIKTALENVCPGVVSCADILAIASQILVSANGGPTWEVQLGRRDSRTANQSGTTAIPSPFENLEQITKKFSDVGLDSTDLVALSGAHTFGRARCLTFVHRLYNFSGTGNPDPTIDTTYLETLRQICPNGGNGGTLADLDQSTRDEFDHNYFTNLQNKRGLLQTDQELFSTSGDTVAIVNRFANSQSDFFDSFGQSMINMGNIRPLTGSDGEIRSDCKRVN, from the exons ATGTCTTCATCATTTTCAATTGTAGCAGCAATTATTCTTCTTACTATTTGTGTGTTGGGAAATTCCAACGCTCAACTAAGCTCAACTTTCTATACCACCACATGCCCAAATGTAACCAGCGTTGTTCGTGGTGTGGTGGAGCAAGCTCAACAAAATGATATTCGTATTGGTGCTAAACTCATCCAGGTTCATTTCCACGACTGCTTTGTCAAC GGTTGTGATGGTTCGATTATGCTGGACAACGCAGATGGCATAGAGAGTGAGAAAGATGCACGTCCCAATCAATCCACAGATGGATATGATGTGGTTGATGACATCAAAACTGCACTCGAGAATGTTTGCCCTGGTGTTGTCTCCTGTGCCGACATTTTAGCAATTGCTTCTCAAATATTGGTTTCTGCG AATGGAGGCCCAACGTGGGAAGTTCAATTGGGAAGAAGAGACAGTAGGACAGCCAACCAATCTGGTACCACTGCCATTCCAAGCCCTTTTGAAAACCTTGagcaaattacaaaaaaattcagcgACGTAGGATTAGATTCGACTGATCTGGTTGCTTTATcag GTGCTCATACATTTGGGCGGGCAAGATGTCTTACTTTCGTCCACCGTCTGTACAATTTCAGTGGCACGGGGAACCCCGACCCGACCATCGACACAACATACTTAGAAACGCTACGGCAAATATGTCCTAACGGCGGTAATGGAGGTACATTGGCGGACCTTGACCAATCAACGCGTGACGAGTTCGACCACAACTACTTCACAAACCTCCAAAACAAGCGCGGGCTTCTCCAAACGGATCAGGAGCTATTCTCAACTAGCGGAGACACTGTTGCCATTGTGAACCGCTTTGCTAATAGCCAAAGCGACTTCTTTGATAGCTTTGGTCAGTCCATGATCAATATGGGAAACATTAGACCTTTGACGGGCAGTGACGGAGAGATTAGGTCTGATTGCAAAAGAGTCAATTGA
- the LOC18773757 gene encoding peroxidase 15 isoform X2 has protein sequence MSSSFSIVAAIILLTICVLGNSNAQLSSTFYTTTCPNVTSVVRGVVEQAQQNDIRIGAKLIQGCDGSIMLDNADGIESEKDARPNQSTDGYDVVDDIKTALENVCPGVVSCADILAIASQILVSANGGPTWEVQLGRRDSRTANQSGTTAIPSPFENLEQITKKFSDVGLDSTDLVALSGAHTFGRARCLTFVHRLYNFSGTGNPDPTIDTTYLETLRQICPNGGNGGTLADLDQSTRDEFDHNYFTNLQNKRGLLQTDQELFSTSGDTVAIVNRFANSQSDFFDSFGQSMINMGNIRPLTGSDGEIRSDCKRVN, from the exons ATGTCTTCATCATTTTCAATTGTAGCAGCAATTATTCTTCTTACTATTTGTGTGTTGGGAAATTCCAACGCTCAACTAAGCTCAACTTTCTATACCACCACATGCCCAAATGTAACCAGCGTTGTTCGTGGTGTGGTGGAGCAAGCTCAACAAAATGATATTCGTATTGGTGCTAAACTCATCCAG GGTTGTGATGGTTCGATTATGCTGGACAACGCAGATGGCATAGAGAGTGAGAAAGATGCACGTCCCAATCAATCCACAGATGGATATGATGTGGTTGATGACATCAAAACTGCACTCGAGAATGTTTGCCCTGGTGTTGTCTCCTGTGCCGACATTTTAGCAATTGCTTCTCAAATATTGGTTTCTGCG AATGGAGGCCCAACGTGGGAAGTTCAATTGGGAAGAAGAGACAGTAGGACAGCCAACCAATCTGGTACCACTGCCATTCCAAGCCCTTTTGAAAACCTTGagcaaattacaaaaaaattcagcgACGTAGGATTAGATTCGACTGATCTGGTTGCTTTATcag GTGCTCATACATTTGGGCGGGCAAGATGTCTTACTTTCGTCCACCGTCTGTACAATTTCAGTGGCACGGGGAACCCCGACCCGACCATCGACACAACATACTTAGAAACGCTACGGCAAATATGTCCTAACGGCGGTAATGGAGGTACATTGGCGGACCTTGACCAATCAACGCGTGACGAGTTCGACCACAACTACTTCACAAACCTCCAAAACAAGCGCGGGCTTCTCCAAACGGATCAGGAGCTATTCTCAACTAGCGGAGACACTGTTGCCATTGTGAACCGCTTTGCTAATAGCCAAAGCGACTTCTTTGATAGCTTTGGTCAGTCCATGATCAATATGGGAAACATTAGACCTTTGACGGGCAGTGACGGAGAGATTAGGTCTGATTGCAAAAGAGTCAATTGA
- the LOC18774584 gene encoding peroxidase A2, whose product MSLPEKMPPSSSSSASQNNCSIKISVSILFAILLILCAGAGYGEAQLTTTFYDEVCPCAITTVRGVILDALQTDPRIAASLTRLHFHDCFVNGCDGSILLDNSSSTSSTIDSEKAAFANNNSARGFDVVDNIKTALETACPGVVSCADILAIAAEESVSLSGGPSWTVLLGRRDSTTANRTAANEALPAPSFTLDELKASFAAVGLDTTDLVALSGAHTFGRAKCQSFSNRLYDFNSTGLPDPTLNSTYLETLRELCPQNGNASVLANFDPSTPNTFDGKYFSNLQVRKGLLQSDQELFSTSGADTINIVNNFSVNQSAFFESFVKSMIKMGNISPLTGTDGEIRLNCRRVNGDSYGSSATLIAEY is encoded by the exons ATGAGTCTACCTGAGAAAATgcccccttcttcttcttcttctgcttctcaAAATAATTGCAGTATTAAAATATCGGTAAGTATTTTGTTTGCGATATTATTAATCTTGTGTGCAGGTGCAGGATATGGTGAGGCTCAGCTGACCACTACGTTTTATGATGAAGTCTGCCCGTGCGCCATAACCACTGTGCGTGGTGTCATTCTAGACGCTTTGCAGACAGATCCCCGGATTGCTGCCAGCCTCACCAGGCTTCACTTCCATGACTGCTTCGTCAAC GGTTGTGATGGATCAATCTTGTTGGACAACAGTAGCAGCACTTCCAGTACCATAGACAGCGAGAAAGCAGCATTTGCAAATAACAACTCAGCCAGAGGATTTGATGTTGTGGACAACATCAAGACTGCATTGGAGACTGCTTGTCCCGGGGTTGTTTCCTGTGCTGACATTCTCGCCATTGCAGCTGAAGAATCTGTTTCTTTG TCTGGAGGCCCCTCGTGGACAGTTCTATTAGGAAGAAGGGATAGCACAACAGCGAATCGCACGGCTGCCAATGAAGCCCTTCCAGCTCCCTCTTTCACCCTTGACGAACTCAAGGCCAGCTTCGCAGCTGTAGGCCTCGACACCACTGATCTGGTTGCACTATCCG GTGCTCACACATTTGGGCGTGCTAAATGTCAATCTTTCAGCAATCGACTGTATGACTTCAACAGCACAGGCCTTCCTGATCCGACCTTAAACTCAACCTACTTAGAAACACTAAGAGAGTTATGCCCCCAGAACGGGAATGCGAGTGTGCTAGCTAACTTTGATCCTTCAACACCTAACACTTTCGACGGCAAGTATTTCTCTAATCTTCAAGTTCGTAAGGGCCTTCTCCAAAGCGATCAAGAGCTGTTTTCGACCAGCGGGGCTGATACGATCAACATTGTTAACAACTTCAGCGTTAATCAGAGCGCCTTCTTTGAGAGCTTTGTGAAATCCATGATTAAAATGGGGAATATAAGCCCTCTGACCGGAACTGATGGAGAGATTCGATTGAATTGCAGGAGGGTTAATGGAGATTCGTATGGATCATCTGCTACTTTGATAGCGGAGTATTAG